One region of Populus trichocarpa isolate Nisqually-1 chromosome 4, P.trichocarpa_v4.1, whole genome shotgun sequence genomic DNA includes:
- the LOC7453619 gene encoding auxin-induced protein 15A: MGIRLPGIVNAKQILKRILLSEDTSNVPKGHLAVYVGEAQKKRFTVPISYLKHPSFQNLLSQAEEEFGFDHSMGGLTIPCSEEVFTGLILSM, translated from the coding sequence atgggTATCCGCTTGCCTGGAATTGTCAATGCTAAACAAATTCTGAAGCGAATTCTCTTGTCAGAGGATACTTCTAATGTGCCTAAAGGCCACTTAGCAGTTTATGTTGGAGAAGCTCAAAAAAAGCGATTTACCGTTCCGATTTCATATTTGAAGCATCCTTCATTCCAGAACTTGTTAAGTCAAGCTGAAGAAGAGTTCGGATTTGATCATTCTATGGGTGGTCTCACAATTCCATGCAGTGAAGAAGTCTTCACAGGTCTCATTTTAAGCATGTAG